The Geobacter metallireducens GS-15 region TATCCAGATTCTCTGACCCCAACCCCATAAAAGGACTCCTAAACGTGTCATCATTTTAGACAAAAAAAGAGAGGAAAGACCATGCTTTCCTCTCTTTGGATCCTCTTGGGATAACCTATTAGCCCAAGAAGAGGTTATGATTTCTCGCCCGATTGGCCAGAATTGTCGGGTCTATCACTTCGCCGCAGCAGGTGCATTTCCAAGCGTCGAACGATCTTACAAAATCATAAAACTTTTCAGCAAACATTCTCCCTTTGCACTTTGGACATTTCATTTGGAGCCCCTCCACTGCAGAGTTTGATGTGAGTGCAGTGAAGATTTCACCATATGTGCCAAACGGGTCAAGCTCTAATGAATGACACTCTCAATCTTGTCCCGATCAATAATTATTATTGATAATTCAATGCGTTACAGTGTTTGGGAAATATCGCTCCAGCTTGTCCACCGTCACTTTCCCTATGCCTGAAACTCTCTCGAGGTCTCTAATAGACCTGAAACCGCCATTGTATTGACGGTCAAATACAATCCTTCGTGCGAGAGTTGGTCCGATCCCGGGAAGTAGCTCCCATTCTGATTCGGTCATTGTGGCTGGGTCAAGTGGAATACCTAGAAGTATCCTTTCAGTTGCAGGCATCGTTTTCAACGAAATTTTGACTGGTTCTGAGGCATCCCTCTCAAACATTACCCAGTCTCCATCTTTGAGACGAGTGGCAAAGTCGGACGATTTTGAAGCATTTGCCGTGAGTCCTCGATACGCCATAATTATGACGCTCTTTAAGACTGCGTCTTCGGGAAGACAATAAACGCCAGACTTTCCCTGAATACCGGTAACCTTAACCCTAACGCCATTGGAGCGGTCAAGAAGAAAGGCCGTGGATCCACCCTCAGTGAGTGGCAATCCACGGCCTTTCGTGACTAAAACAGTACTTGCCAGAACTGCTAGGGTCCAGAGCGCAATGAGATGCGCCCGTTCCCTCATTTATTGACGCCCTCCGCATCCTCTGTCCTGTGGAGTTTGTACTCAATACTGTCGATCAGAGCCTGATAGGAGGCATCGATGATGTTTTCCGAGACACCAACCGTCCCCCACCGCGCTTCCTTGTCGCCCGACTCGATGAGAACGCGAATGGATGAGGCTGTACCCTGCCCTGCCGGCAGGACGCGAACCTTGTAGTCAAGAAGCTTCACTTCCTTCAGTTTCGGATAGAACTTCTCCAGGGCCTTGCGAAGGGCATTGTCGAGAGCGTTGACTGGACCGTTGCCTTCAGCCGCAGTGTGCTCCACCTTGCCGCCAACCTTGACCATGATAGTCGCCTCGGAAAAAGGCTTCTGGTCTT contains the following coding sequences:
- a CDS encoding ComEA family DNA-binding protein, encoding MRERAHLIALWTLAVLASTVLVTKGRGLPLTEGGSTAFLLDRSNGVRVKVTGIQGKSGVYCLPEDAVLKSVIIMAYRGLTANASKSSDFATRLKDGDWVMFERDASEPVKISLKTMPATERILLGIPLDPATMTESEWELLPGIGPTLARRIVFDRQYNGGFRSIRDLERVSGIGKVTVDKLERYFPNTVTH